The sequence ACAAGGAGTGGAGCCGAGTCTACGATCAAGTTAAATACACTAAGATAGATGAGAAACGCCTAGTTAGGCTTTTAGAATTTGAGACCGATATCTCTATTCATCTATTAGGTATTGCATCACTCAATAGTAATGGCTATGTTCGGGAGAAGGCTTTGAAATTGATTTCTGATGCAAACAGCCCAAGTGCTCTTCCGTATATTCTTTTAAGGCTCAATGATTGGGTTGTATCTGTCAGAAATCTAGCAGAACATATTCTTAAAAACATGTTAATTCCTGACAATATCGATTGTTTTATCAATCACTTTGGTTTGATTAATAAATTACAAGATGCAGTTCGTGTTGACCTTAACAGTATAAAAACACAAATTGAAGATTTTCTCAAAAATGATTCAGTTCAAGATATGGTCAAGAGTAAGCTAAAACATCCTCAGGTTAAGACCCGGCTGTTCTGCTATCAATTATTGAAGGGGAAGATTGTCAATGATGAAACCATCATAACCTCCGCACTTCATGACAAATCATTTGAAGTCAGGATGTGGCTTGTTGAAGCAATAAAAACTCTTGAACCCCAAGACCGCTATGCGATTATTGAAGAATTGCTGCAGGACAAATCCGCTAAAGTTAAAACGGCAGTACTACGAGAACATGAAGACGTTGTCAGTTTGCACTTCAGAAGAATGTTGGAGATGCTCTTGGTAGATGAGAATGCTTCCGTGCGAGAGGACGCCAGATTTATTGTAAAAAAGCATTCAATGATCACAGATATTCCGGAATTCTATAGACTCCAAATTCTAAAAGACCCTTTACCGGGAGCTATTGCCGGGCTAGGGGAAATTGGCGGCCAGAGAGACTATGATATTGTATGTGATTTCAAAACTCATGAAGAGTCTAAAATGAGACTGGCTTCCCTGAAAGCTATGTGGCAGCTATCGAAAGTGGATTCCGTTGGTTTTGTATTGGATGCTTTAAATTCAGAGGTACCAAAAATAAAAAAGACAGCAAAACGTCTTCTCAAAAAGACAAAAATGCCAGAAATTCGATTGGCCATGAAAGAGAAATTAAGAAGCGAAGATCTTGATATGGGAATCTTTGCGCTTCAAATAATTTATAGTTACGGAGGGTGGCAGGCTCTTCTAGCTATTCTTTATGCTATCTCAAGAGAGCAAGAGCCGGTTTTGAGTAAAGCAAGAAATTTATTGAACAATTGGTTGCATAAATCTACAGGCTTATACTCCAGACCGGACGGAGACACAGAGGAGGCAATCATCGAACTTTATGAGAAAATCAGCCTAAAACAATTAATCAGCGAAAGTGTTATTAAAAATTTACAATTTGTTCTTACCATTAGAAGATAGTGAATCTACATTGCTATTTTCCGAAAGTTCAAGGAGGTTCACGAAATGTGGATGCAAATTAGCTCAGGGAAAGGTCCCGAGGAATGTGAACTGGCAGTTGGTCATTTTCTGCAAACAATTTTAAAGGAGAATAAAACTTCAAGAGTCATCGATGCAGTACCCGGACGCTATAACGGGACCTATAAGTCGGTTCTTTTATCCATCGATCCAGATGAATACAAAGGTGATTCTGGCAACACGAAGGGTACAATCCTTTGGATTTGTCAAAGCCCATACAGGCCTAACCATCGAAGAAAAAATTGGTTTATTAATATTGAAGTATATCAATCGGCTGAAAGGCTTAACTTTACAGAATACGATGTAAAGATTGTCGCCTTGAGACGTACTGGGCCAGGCGGACAAAATGTAAATAAAGTGGAAACAGCTGTCAGGGCGGTTCACATTCCCACGGGGTTAACGGTAACGGCGAGTGAGGAACGATCACAATATATGAATAAAAAGCTGGCCCTTGCTCGGTTGGCAAACCTTATTGAGACGAAAAATGAAGATAATAACAGTAACCATAAAGAATCTATGTGGAGGCAGCACAATCTTCTTACCAGAGGAAATCCCATGAGAATTTATGAAGGCAAGGAGTTTAAGCTTAAACAATAGTAAATATCAGATAATTGATAAAGATACGCATGTTGAAGCGATTGAATTCTTTACTTTTAAGAAGTAAGCATGGTACGCGAAGACTAACTTCAACCCAAAGAATGGTCTTTTTGAATCGTTGTGCCGCTTGCTAGAGCGTCAAAAATATAGGAATAGAAAGGTGTATTAAATGTTACAAATAGAAGGGAAGTTTAATATAGCGAAGGTGTATACGGATATTCTAGAAGAAGGAGCTGCTTCACAGATTGAGACCCTTTGTAATCAGGAGTTTGTAAAAGCAAGTAAAATCAGGGTTATGCCGGATGTGCATGCTGGAGCTGGCTGCACGATTGGAACCACCATGACTATTACGGATAAAGTGGTTCCTAACTTAGTAGGCGTAGATATTGGTTGCGGTATGGAAACCATCTCAATCAGCAACAAACGATTGGAATTGCAAAAGTTAGACAAGTTAATTTACGAGAAAATACCGTCAGGTTTTGAGGTGCGGAAGACACCGCATCGGTATAACGAGGAAATTGATTTAATAAGTCTCCGTTGTTGCAAAGCAGTACAGCTGGATAGGGCAGAAAAAAGTATTGGGACATTAGGTGGCGGCAATCACTTTATTGAGGTTAATAAGGATGAGTCGGGAAACTTATTTGTTGTAGTTCATTCAGGGAGCCGTCACTTAGGACTTGAGGTGGCAAAATATTATCAAGATGCTGGGTATAAGCAGTTAAATCATAATGACCAATCAGATATAGAAGCTCTCATTGTCCGATTAAAGTCTGAAGGACGTGATAAAGAAATCCAGAGTGCATTAAAGGAATTAAAAAATCAGGTGATGACCGAAATTCCGTTTCCGCTGGCTTATGTAGCCGGAAGTCTGTTTGAGGATTATATTCATGATATGAAAATCGTCCAGCAGTTTGCCGTGTTAAACCGTAAAGCGATGATTACTGAGATTGTGAAAGGCATGAAATTAGACCTAGTTGAGCAGTTCACTACGACTCATAATTACATTGATACCGACACGATGATCTTACGGAAAGGTGCTGTTTCTGCAGAAAAAGGAGAAAAGCTC comes from Desulfosporosinus meridiei DSM 13257 and encodes:
- a CDS encoding HEAT repeat domain-containing protein; its protein translation is MKYQDKYSAHQTLVKPVQMFGFPKVKDKIDALLWLTQDVDPSDIEYVFPLIFINNSKLALTAARTAAGIMSEIGDKEWSRVYDQVKYTKIDEKRLVRLLEFETDISIHLLGIASLNSNGYVREKALKLISDANSPSALPYILLRLNDWVVSVRNLAEHILKNMLIPDNIDCFINHFGLINKLQDAVRVDLNSIKTQIEDFLKNDSVQDMVKSKLKHPQVKTRLFCYQLLKGKIVNDETIITSALHDKSFEVRMWLVEAIKTLEPQDRYAIIEELLQDKSAKVKTAVLREHEDVVSLHFRRMLEMLLVDENASVREDARFIVKKHSMITDIPEFYRLQILKDPLPGAIAGLGEIGGQRDYDIVCDFKTHEESKMRLASLKAMWQLSKVDSVGFVLDALNSEVPKIKKTAKRLLKKTKMPEIRLAMKEKLRSEDLDMGIFALQIIYSYGGWQALLAILYAISREQEPVLSKARNLLNNWLHKSTGLYSRPDGDTEEAIIELYEKISLKQLISESVIKNLQFVLTIRR
- a CDS encoding RtcB family protein, whose translation is MLQIEGKFNIAKVYTDILEEGAASQIETLCNQEFVKASKIRVMPDVHAGAGCTIGTTMTITDKVVPNLVGVDIGCGMETISISNKRLELQKLDKLIYEKIPSGFEVRKTPHRYNEEIDLISLRCCKAVQLDRAEKSIGTLGGGNHFIEVNKDESGNLFVVVHSGSRHLGLEVAKYYQDAGYKQLNHNDQSDIEALIVRLKSEGRDKEIQSALKELKNQVMTEIPFPLAYVAGSLFEDYIHDMKIVQQFAVLNRKAMITEIVKGMKLDLVEQFTTTHNYIDTDTMILRKGAVSAEKGEKLLIPINMRDGSLICVGKGNEDWNYSAPHGAGRLMSRTKAKQSFTVSDFKKQMKDVYTTSVNKETLDECPMAYKSMDDIVNYIGPTADIVKVIKPIYNFKAGEK
- the prfH gene encoding peptide chain release factor H — protein: MWMQISSGKGPEECELAVGHFLQTILKENKTSRVIDAVPGRYNGTYKSVLLSIDPDEYKGDSGNTKGTILWICQSPYRPNHRRKNWFINIEVYQSAERLNFTEYDVKIVALRRTGPGGQNVNKVETAVRAVHIPTGLTVTASEERSQYMNKKLALARLANLIETKNEDNNSNHKESMWRQHNLLTRGNPMRIYEGKEFKLKQ